Genomic segment of Malus domestica chromosome 15, GDT2T_hap1:
TGTACGCAGCCACCTAGCGCACGACCCAAACTATCTAAGCCCAAGTAACTACAACTATAGCCATGGAGGAAGCTCAGCATTCGCAAGCCTAAGGCTAGCGTGAACCCAGCGCCCCTTCAAGCCAAGCGAGCCAGACTAACTCTGACTAAGCCGCGCCGACGGTCCTTTTAGCCCAGATCCAATGCAATTCTAGCGCTGCACTGCGCCTACGCGCCCCGCACATGGCCCGGCCCACTCCTGCGGCCCTACCCACTCCCGTAGTCCACTTAACGATCCTGACTTGTTCATCCGTCCCGGCTTCAAATTTCTGGACCGACGATTGAACCAAGAGtattttcacctttttttttttttgtagatttgACATATCCCAGCTCAACACTTCTACCACCCATGGAGAAACCTACCATCCAAGCTCTTCCATCCCGTATGGCAAGCTACACTTATATTAAAATCAAATTATATTAAATCGCAAATTTGAAGCAAACTTTGACATGCAATAGGTGTAGAAGGTACATGAGGTGATGACCAATCGTTTCAAACCAAGCTCAACGTAGACCGTCGTTGAAATTATCTGAATTAAGCTTGTAGGTTCTAAGGAGAGGATGTTATATGGACTTCAATATGCAAAAGATGAGGAAAATGAAACTGAATTAGAACAACTTGAACAAAGTCACTCAtaatgtgacgacccgtccctaattttccatgtaatttCCTTCCCAAGTATGTAAAATGACATTTATGCCCTTGTTGGCAAAGTGATGTGGACGTAGTTATTCggcttttaaattatttttcttgataCCGTAATTAATTAGTACTCGTTACGAATGCTTGAGCACGAGTTAGACCTAAATTAGAGTTGTAACGAAAAAGTTACATTTAGTTAAAGTGCGTTAACAACGGGTAGATTTGTACATGTGTATGCTAATTATTCAACGTTGGAAGCACTGTTTTAGATAGGGTGAGTTAGATTTTTACAGATTTTATGTGCATTTTATATTGTACAAATCTTATCCCTTTCTCTCTTTAGATCTGTCTCATGCCCTATTATCCCTCACCAACCAATCAATCactctcctcatttctctcaccAATTAGACAACTTCCCTCTCTCTTTTGTCCAATTaaactcattctctctctctctctctctctctctctctctctctctctttctctctctttctctctcttcttcttctctccctcACCCATAACTCTCTCCTCTAGGCAATAACCATACACCATCATCAAACTTCACATATCGAACCTCTAACCACCACCATCACACTCATCTTAAATCCATGAACCCATTCGTACGAACTGATCATGAAATGATAGAGTTTTAAACCTCAAACTCGGAGCAACTTGGAGCTCTGACTCGGGTGTATGTTCCTCCATGGCTTTTCTGTTTGAGTTGCACGGTTTTGGAAGGTTTGGAGATATCTAGGCAACTCCCCTTGGCCACTAGCCTAGGTTTGAAGTGGGGCTAACGTGAGAACACACGGGTTTGAGACAATGAAAATAGTTCTGAGACTTTTGAGCTTTTTCAGTCTATATccgtccactttttggactTTTAAAAGGCATAGACTTGTTCTACTCTTCATAAGCTTCAGTTCCATATAaagtacgtcaaaaatggttgagaaatgaagaagatatgaagttttaaattttttctagaATCTGGTGAAAATTCTCCAGTTTTCGGGGAACTAGATGGCAGCGGACGGTGGCTGCGGCGGTGGCGAACAACAGAGCACAaccggagaagaaggagaatattccgttaaagttaacaGAATATTCTGATGTTGTTAGGTAACACCATtaatatttaacggaatattccgtcatatctgacggaatattcctatgTCATCTGCCAGCTTGTCAGGTGCATGGCATGTGTGTGGGCGCGCATGTGGCCGCAACCTAACGGTACATGGAGGCACATAAGGGCACGCTCGGCCTTTGGGCGGTGCGTGCTTGACATGTATGGGTCCGTGACATCAAGTAGAATGTTTTCGTATTTTTAAACCGtccgtttgagcaaactatgggggatTTTCCTAGCCTTTTAGTTTAtgtcctaattaattaattagtaaagttatttcacatataggtgagacttaccCCGAGGAGGTACGAGGACAAACAAGGCTAGGAGGCTACGATCTattgacatatcagtgagtgggcatttgtttttatatatacatacatatatatttatatatatatatatatattataaagctttatagtttccacaaatgctttgaGACTTATATTATGCCGATATGCCAtggtttatttaattaaaaaaatgctaTTATGACGTTGAGATTTATATATTGTCATGGCATGTTTTTATAAATATTACTtgctcatcatgcatgcttGCACCGGTGTAGTACTCGCTTGGGCCAGGGCCAGGCTTCACATGTATTTTCACATCGCACCTCacgcttaccttggatccattgtaggtgccagtcttgtcgtacaagttgcaataggcaactccgactcgtatgtgatgcgctTAGCAccaatcttcacgtgattgtagtactagagcatatattatgattacacccgGTCCTTTTCATGGCAGAAGTTGTCTGCATTAACTCGTGTGTTAGCATCTGTTGATGAGCACCTAATTTTATTATGCTACTGTTGAGATATTGTGATTTAGTGTATTTATGGATTTATTGTTGATTTAGAATTGATTTATACTTattgtagtatgattttctgcaaactatataggttttacggtgaggggttagtatgtttagaaaataaatgtgttttataaagctttgtttttgcccactcaccatTCTGTTTTTCACCCTTTCAGGACTTAAATAGCTGAATTCTCTGTGGCATACGAGGAATCTCTGGTGGTTTTGACTTATCcctaaataaatgtaggagCTTTTCCCAGTTGTGTAATAAGTACTTTAACTAGTTTCGGCTGTACTACTTATGTCATACTATCATCTATACTCTGAACAGTTGTGTTTTATGGGTTCTTCCCACTACTGGGCACTCTCTACTTTAGATTAAATAAATGTTAGCTTTGGTTTTAAATTTATCCATATTTTTCTTATGCatcattttcctttttggttacgtcaccttcTAGTGTCGGCTAGCATGCCTCGACTCCGGTTGGGGTATGTTAGTTTGGAATCAGAGCATAGGTGTGGCAGTCCTGTATTCCTTGTATGTGTTATGGGTCCTAATAATTTTTGATCTCTTAGATCAGAATCATGCCATCTCGTAGAGCACCATATGTCCCTTCTGAGACAAACTTTCCTGATTTTGGGCAACTCGATGAGGCTATCGCCAGTGCCATTCGGTCTATACTTTGCCCCCCAAAGGACTACCTTAGAGACTGTATTCCAtcttcaaataaataatttctttGGCAATGAGGGACCTGAAAAATCTGAGGCTTGGATCGACCTTGTTGACAAGACTTTTTGCATTATGTAGTGACAAAGGAATCTTTCAGCGAATAGATGGGTCGAGACAACGACTTGGTTCTTTCGTCTAGAAGCAAAATCATGGTGGGCTTAAGAGTCACGGTCGTTGTTTGCTTAAGAAGCTATGAATTGGGATGTTTTCAGGCGCCTATTTGAGGCTATGACACGTCCCGACCCCGATATTCCCTGAATACCCAGATAGGCATGTGCTGCCCGACACCCAAGGGTgatgaaagccatttattgaatacaagagtaatgattaggaggaaatatacatgaataatcattagaatctaaaggtaataaacaaagtttaaggaaATGTCTAGAGTGCACAGAATACATTCTAATTCAAgatcacaaaaggaaagatcattacaagatatcacaCAAGTGTATGATAGACTGATACTAGTAGGGGAATGCCTTCTACGTTGTGTCGTAGTCCTCGtttctaagacctgaatgggggctcaaaacaaaggtgagtggaccaaggtcataaatacaataataataaaacggttatcaagatactaacccccacagtttatataaagaaaactactagcataataagtgataggtttattgaaaatcctagcatgccgaAAACATCTCAAAAGACATATAGCGGAAATCAAAATATCAATCGTCTCACAGATCGTCTCGTAAGTGCGGTGTGCTGCCAATAAGaccactgaataaatataactcccggccctaTGCCAGCACTGTGGTCTCTGcccccgtagccagagattaccaactcctagcccaatgcctgctctgtgtccctcagcccgtagctagggattatttctccggGCCTAACTGCCAACATCAGATCCTCGACCCAgacggcatagtgtccactaggtacacTTAAATAATTACGCCTCTCAaatataaccacttcatagtataaagtcatccatcatctatactataaagaggggttttgaaaacatgttctagcatcttatcgtcatccatcagatagtctaccagttcatggtttttatagaaaatacgatatattaaaatatagcccaatataggccaacaattaattccttaGAAAATAACGAGACGATAATCAACAtttcaataaacatgcttaacataaaatcagttcataaactcgtaagaCATGCGTTTCATTTatgcaaataaactataaaattatgcaaattttagaagaggtccactcacagatacttcgtAGCAGCAGAATTGTGCGGAAGAGGATTAGGGAAATCCCCATTAGCAACTTAACTTAAgcacaaaaatgtacaatttatcaaactacccaactatagaatttcaagaaatggaaaTGGGTCTTTGGTTTGgatccggattagggtttaggtttaggttaaatagggtTAGGATAAATGGTttaggattagggtttaggtttaggttaaatagggtTTGGCAAATTAAACATCTACTCACATACTCCGCTACGTCCCGTTTCATCCCTTCCCAGTAATAGAAAGGATAAATGGTGCGATACAATTTGGTACTTCTCGGATGCATAGCATAAGCTGACGTATGAGCCTCATCCAGAATTTCCTTTTTAACAACTTCATTATCTTTAGGCACGAACAAACGATTCCCTTTCAATAAAGCTCCATCCCTACGGATGACGAATTTCTCATTATCCCCTTTCAACATTTGTTCCTTTAATTCGACGCATTCCGGATCAAGTTCCTGAGCTTCTCCGACCATGTCTACAAAGATAGGTCTAACCTGAAAATGTGTTAGCCAAGCTCCGTGCTCACTTGGTTCCAAATTGACACCAGTTTCCCGAAGAGTAAATAGTAATGGAACGTGTACAGCTTGATGTGATGCAAGCTGCTCATGATGTTTCCGACTAAAAGCATCAGTCATGGCATTAGCATGCCCAGGATGGTACTCGATCGAACAGTCATAATCACTGATAAGCTCCATCCACCTTCTCTGTCTCAAATTCAGCTCCTTTTTGGTGAACACATACttaagactcttatgatccggAAAAATACGACATTTCTCTCCATATAAGTagtgcctccaaatcttcaaagcgaaAATCACTGCTtctaactccaaatcatgagtGGGATAATTTCTTTCATGGGTTTTAAGTTATCTAGAAGCATATGCGATAACTTTTTCATGCTGCATCAGTACATACCCAAAACCTGATAAAAAAGCATCAGTATACACCTTAAATTCACCACTGTCATCTGGATGAGCGAGAACAGGGGCTTGAGTGAGACGTCGCTTAAGCTCCTGAAAATTTTGTTCATAATTTTCATCCCACACAAACTGGATACCTTTACGAGTCAATTTAGTAAGAGGCAGAGCAATTGCAGAAAAATTCTGAATAAATCTTAGATAATACCCTGCCAAACACAAGAAACTTCTCACTTCGGTGACATTCTTCGGCTGTTCCCAGTTAGACACTGCTGATACCTTTTGGGGATCCACACTAATTCCTTCAGCAGAAACTATGTGTCCAAGAAAACCAACCTGAGTTAACCAAAACTGGCActtactgaacttggcataaAGTTGGTTGTCCCTCAGTCGTTCTAACACTAGTCTCAAATGCTTTTGTGCTCATTAACACTTCTAGAATAAACTAGAATGTcatcaatgaacacaatcacaaACCGATCCAGATACGGTCTAAAGACTctgttcatcaaatccataaatgCTACAGGTGCATTTGTCAATCCAAAGGGCATGACACGAAACTCATAATATCCATACCTCGTACAAAAAGCAGTTTTTCAGAACATCATCCTCGCGAATCCTCAATTGATGGTAAGCCGATCGAAGATCAATTTTGGAAAATACTTGAGCACCCTTcaattgatcaaacaaatcatcgatcTGAGACAGAGGGTAACGATTCTTTACCGTCACCTGATTTAGTTATCTATAATCGATACAGAGTCTCATTGATCCATCATTCTTTCTAACAAAAAGAATAGGAACTCCCCACGGGGATGTACTCGGCTGGATGTAATGTTTGTCTACCAATTCCTGAAGTTGGATCTTCAATTCTCTCAACTTCGATGGTGCCATTCGATGAGGTGCCAAGGAAATAAGATTTGTACCTGGAGTAAATCGATAGTAAACTCAATTTCCCTAATAGGTGGCAACCCCGGTAAATCATCAAGAAACACATCGATGAAGTTCCTTACAAATGGCACATTTTCTGGATGTAAAGAGGGTTCATCCTTCATAACTACGTGGGCTAAAAACCCCACACAACCCTTATTCAACAACCTAGTTGCTCGAATGGCAGAGATAATATTATTGGGGAGGACACGTCGCTCACGTATAAATATAACTGCTAGAAGTCCTGGCCGATTGAACGTCACAATTTTCTCCCAATATGCAACATTCGCTCGGTGCTTAGATAGCCAATCCATTCCCAGAATGACGTCAAACTCCGCTAGTTTAAAaggaattaaatcaatctctaaGTTTTCTCCTTCCACAATAACTGGACAATTCCAATATTGCCATTGAGTACAAAACATTTCACCACATGGCATTTGAATCAGCATATCAAAACTTAGTGGCTGAGGTTGAGAAGGTATAACCCgaacaaaagatgaagaaacaaAAGACTGTGTAGCACCCGGATCAATTAAAACTCTAGCCCAAGTATTACAAATAGGTAACGTACCGGTGATAACTCGAGGATCCTGATCAGCCTCCTGTTGATTCATGGCATTTATACGTCAATGAACCTGATATCCCGCATTATTGGTCCAACTACCACGACTTCTAAAACCACATCCTCCTTTGTTCCCCTGATTACTATTACCAGAAGATGTTCCAGCCTGCTGTTGGGTCAAAAACTGAGCACTCCGGTTATCATTTCCTCTAAAACTTTGGCTACCTCTGCCACTAAACTGCAGACCTCTATCACCTCCGTAGTTCTGATTAGTACTGCTACCATAACTCCGACTACTGTTGCCACTGCCATCATAGCTCTGTTGGGCaccaaaattttgaattgtcTGATATCCACTGTAGCCTAAGCCAGAGGCAAAATCACCATGTGGTGGTGTTGAAGGACAATCACGAACAAAATGCCCAATGTTATCACACCTGTGACAAACTACAACAGTTATCCCACAACTCATTCGATAACGTAACCCACATTGATTACAGAACGGATAACTTGGAGTGAAATGACCAAAACATCGTCTCACCAACTCGTTGCCTGAGTTTTCACTAGATGACCCTAAACCCCAACATGGTCatttaaaggaaaaagaatgtTTGGGACCTACAGAATTGGAGGGGCCCACTGCTTCTCTGGTACTCCGTGACTGGAAATTCTGACTCCTCTGATTCTGATGCTGCTATTTATTCTGTCTTTGGTGCTGGCTCCAAATATAAGGTTGATCCTGCATCTCTGTATCCCACTTAGACTGTTCTATACTCAAACTTATCTCGATTACTTTTTCATAAATTCTGGGTTTCTGAGCAGCTACCAGTGTACGGTACTCTTGGTTCAGTGCAAGCATCGCCTGATCCATCTGTGCTTGTGGATTATCATAAGTCCCATCATGATGCCTAGCCAAGCGCCTGAAGGTACTGTCAAATTCTGTGATAATGAGATCACCTTGTCAGAACTCAAAATACTTCTGCCTCTTTCTCAATCTGTAACTGGGGCTCAGAAAGTAAGTAATAAAATGTTTCCTGAAGGTAGCCCAGGTCATCTAAGAATCAGGTGGACGAGTTTCCTTCGTTGATTTTCACCAACTCCTAGCATTACCCTGAATAAAATAACCTGTTGTGTTTGCCCACTCATTTAGTGGACACTTCATAGCCTCCAGAGTATCCTCCATTTTCTCTAACCACTACTCAGCCTCCTTACAATTTCCTACAGATTTCAACTCAGTAACTCCATGACTTCTAGCGATTTCTATATACGTCCGATTCAACCTATGACCTGGAAGAGCATGCATTAATGCAGAGGGAAACTACTGGATTTCCCCCTCCATTATAGAAAAACGAGGCCGTCGAGGCACATTCCCACTAGGATTAGCCATGATTCTGACAAGGACAACAAGATTTAGAAAGGCTGAAATTTACCAAATTGGTGGAAAGAAACCCTAaccaggctctgataccaatatGACACGTCCCGACCCCGATATTCCCTGAATACctggataggcacgtgctgccCTACACCTAAGGGTGacaaaagccatttattgaatacaagagtaatgattaggagGAAATGTACATGAATAATCATTAGAATCTAAAGgtaataaacaaagtttaaggaGATGTCTAGAGTGCACATAATACGTTCTAATTCAAgatcacaaaaggaaagatcattacaagatatcacaCAAGTGTATGATAGACTGATACTAGTAGGGGAATGCCTTCTACGTTGTGTCGTAGTCCTCGtttctaagacctgaatgggggcacaaaaaaaggtgagtggaccaagttcataaatacaataataataaaacggttatcaagatactaacccctacagtgtatataaagaaaactactagcataataagtgataagTTTATcgaaaatcctagcatgccgaAAACATCTCAAAAGAAATATCGcagaaatcaaaatataaatcatctCACAGATCGTCTTATAAACGCGATGTGCTGccagtaagatcactgaataaatataactcccggccctaTGCCAGCACCATGGTTTCTGCGCCCGTAGCTaaagattaccaactcccggcccaatgcctgcttcgtgtccctcagcccgtagctagggattatttctcccggcctaactgccaacaccagatcctcgccccaggcggtatagtgtccactaggtacgcacaaataatTACGCCTCTCAaatataaccacttcatagtataaagtcatccatcatctatactataaaaaggggttttgaaaacatgttctagcatcctatcgtcatccatcagatagtctaccagttcatggtttttatagaaaatacgatatattaaaatatagctcaatctaggccaacaattaattccttacaaaataacgagatgataatcaacatttcaataaacatgcttcacataaaataagttcataaactcgtaagacatgcatttcatttatgcaaataaactataaaattatgcaaattttagaaagggtccactcacagatactccgtatCAGCAGAATTGTGCGGAAGAGGATTAGGGAATTcctcactagcaacttcacctaagcacaaaaatgtacaatttatcaaactacccaactatagaatttcaagaaatggaaaTGGGTCTTAGGTTTGGATCtcgattagggtttaggtttaggttaaatagggtTAAGACCTATTGAGTTTTGGGTTTGGATCGTTTAGGAGCAAAgtggtggtttgggcttgagcccaaacccatacaacacacatacatacacgccagcacacacacatgcatgcacatcacacacacacacacacacacacacacacacacacacacacacacacacacacacacacacacacacacacacacacacacggcacaacacacacatacacgtGTACCGCATACACTCACACACGTGcaccacacacactcacacacgcttacacacacacacacacacacaccatacaCACACAATACAATACATGTACACACCTACACACACGCACCACACATACACTCAACCCATGCACCACACATACACTCAACCCATGCAAGGCACGACTCACAGGCCAAAtaaccaaaaaaagaaagatgggCTGGTCCAAATACGGGCTAAGGCTCATGGGTGTCTTGAAATGGCCTGGATGGCCTGCATGGTGCTCGGGGAAGAACACCGGAGCTACTATAGCTCCGATCGACAGTGAACATGTAAACCAACATCCAAACCACGTACCAAAATGAAGAGGGAAGAAAGTGGAGTATTTTCATACCCTTGCTTTGCCGTGAACGGCCGTGAGTGTTCAGAAGAACCCTTGAAGGTCACGGGTTCGTCAGAAAGTGTGGGTGAGCCTCCCTCGCGCTGTTTCTATCTTTAAAACCTTGGAAGAACAATGTAGATTTCAACACACAACATCCAATAACATCAATGGCGATTTCAAAAGGAATTTAAACTTACCTAgccaaaaaaataaatggaGAAAACCGCCAGAGGTTTTTTCTCTGGATTTCCCGATCTCGTTacgatggagagagagagagatggcgcAAGgaatatgatgatgatgatggtctGCAGCAAGAGCTACATGCAAGTTTGTTTGGTTGGTCACGGtgcagagagagaaagggagagatgaGAGTtcccgagagagagagatttcagAAAATGCAAAGGGAGAGCTCGGGAAGAGAAGAAAGCTAGGAAGCCCTTTGCAGTTTAGAAGGAATAAGGTATCTAGATCAACGGTTAGGATTAAATGAGATAAGGGACTAAATTGATAGACTTAAACATGTTTCTTGGAGGAATatagaaatataaataaaatgtgGGGGTGGGTGTAACAAGCTAGATTCACAGCTTCGGAATACAAGGATCGGAAGAGAAACAAATTCATAGAGTTGAAGCAACGTAAAATGTCAGTCACAGAGTACCACTGGAAGTTCACTGACTTATCTCGTTATTGTCCCTCCATCCCTGAGAATCCCAAAGAGATGCTCTATTATTTTAAGAAGGGGACTCGTAAGCGACTGCGCTCTTTGGCGACTTCTACTCCATGCTCTACCTACCAAGAATTCTTTAAGGTTCTGCTTCGTGTTGAAGATTTCGAGAATGGTCCTGATGATGACGATAATGAAGAGGATAATAGTAATACTTAAAAGAATAATAACAGGGGGCAATCATCCTTTGGCCCTCGAAAGACTTAGAATTTCAAGAGAAGCGGTAACAGTTCTGGGTCGTCGAGCGGTGGTTTAAGTTCCAATACGCCTCGAAGGGGCGGCAAGTCCACTGGCAGTTCACGTTTTCAGAGTCAAAGGAACCTTAATAATTCTGGTGCTAAGTTCTGCCACAGGTGCAATAGTCAtcattatggtgaatgtaaGAGAGGAAGTAGTAGATGCTACATATGCGGTTAGATGGGGCATACAGCTAATCAATGCCCTCATAATTAGAAAACTCAACCTCTTACTCTACCACCTGCAGTTCATCTCTAGCAGATTCTAGGTTCTAGTACCTACCCACAAACAAGTTATGGTGGGGTTTTTCACTACCAAGGCGACATATCCCAGTATCAAGGAGGAATGTATCAGTACCCACATGATGTTCCATATTACCAAGGAAACTATTCGTAGTACCAGAGGGGTTATACGTCCTATCAGGGTGGTGGAGCGCATTGGTTTGCTAGAGAACAATACCAGAATCTTAATGTAGCTTTTGACAGTGGCGGCTCGGCCAGGCAGACTAATCAAACCAATTAGGGTTGAGGTAATCAAGGACGTGGTAATCAAAACCAGGGAAATAGAGGTCGTGGTGGCAGACAGCAAGTGCAGGGTTGCATCAACAACGTCACCTTGTAGGATGCTCAGAGTAACCCCaacttgattatgggtacgttgaatgttcTTGGCCAGTTTGCTAGAATTTTAATTGACTCAGGTGTTACTCATTCGGTTATTTCCCATATGTTTGCTCAAAAAACTCAACCTCACCCACTTCCCTCGGTTATGAGTTGGAGTTCTTGATGCCTGGGGGTGAAATTTGCTATGGTAGTTGGGAGTATTGAAGATGTCGTAATGCCAGCTAATCTTGTTCCTTTGAACATCGTTGATTTCAATGTTATCTTGGGCATGGATTCGTTAGATTAAAATCGTGCCATGTTGAATTGTCACCAAAAAATTGTTACTTTCCATCAACCGGGCATGCCTAATGTAACTTTTGTCGATGAACGTAGTGGTCTGAAACACAAAGTTATCTCTGCCATGAGGGCGAAGCGGATGTTGAGGAAGGATTGTTAAGTCTACTTAGCTCATATAATGATGACTGATGAGACTTGCATGTGTGGAAGACGATCAGATAGTCAGACATTTTCCTGATGTTTTTCCCGACAATTTACCTGGCTAACTACCGGATGTGAAGTGAAGTTCACTATCGACCTAATTCCAGGTACCAACCATATTTCTCCAACTCCTTATTGTATGGCTCTTGCAGAGTTAAAGGAATTAAAAACCCAGTTGCAAGAACTTGTTGATAATGGGTTTATTCAGCCGAGCACTTCCCCTTGAGGAGCTTAAGTCTtgtttgtgaggaagaaagatggaactttgaggctatgtatCGATTACAGACAGGTGAATCGGGTGatgattaaaaaccgttatccgttGCCTAGTATTGATGATCTTTTTTATTAGCTTCGTGGTCCTTGTGTTTTCTCGAAAATCAATCTAAGGTCAATTGAAGATGAGAAATGATGATGTTCTGAAAACAGCATTCCGAATtcaatatggtcattatgagtttcttgtga
This window contains:
- the LOC139191934 gene encoding uncharacterized protein → MELISDYDCSIEYHPGHANAMTDAFSRKHHEQLASHQAVHVPLLFTLRETGVNLEPSEHGAWLTHFQVRPIFVDMVGEAQELDPECVELKEQMLKGDNEKFVIRRDGALLKGNRLFVPKDNEVVKKEILDEAHTSAYAMHPRSTKLYRTIYPFYYWEGMKRDVAEYVSRLVIFERRNYLSVPSGHYAVWVEDLMLAVRPGEIIPSYGLRDTEQALG